The Nostoc sp. 'Lobaria pulmonaria (5183) cyanobiont' DNA window TTTTATATATGACTATGCCAACGACACGACTATATCAATTGTGGCGGGACGAGCAAGTTTGTGAATCACACGCTTAAATAATTCGTAATACTCGCCATTCGCGTAGCGTCTCGTAGAGAAGGCGAGAAGCAAGCTACGTAATTAATACACTACTCTCCACTCCCCACTGCCATTTATTTGTTAACTATTCGTTGTTGATATTCTTGCTCAGTAATCATATCGAGAGTATTCTCTAGGCGATCGACAAATACAATACCGTCGAGATGATCATATTCGTGTTGAAAAATCCGAGCGATAAAATCGCTTAATTCTTGCTTTTGTAAATTGCCTTGAGAGTCAGTGTATTCCACTTCAATAGCTTGATATCGAGGAACTAACCCTCTAATTCCTGGAACACTTAAACAACCTTCCCAATCTTTGACAACTTCAGTTGAATGAGCA harbors:
- the def gene encoding peptide deformylase translates to MGELTPIIQLGNPTLRQKAAWVENIQDEQIQKLIEDLIATVAKANGVGIAAPQVAQSYRLFIVASRPNARYPNAPEMEPTAMINPKIIAHSTEVVKDWEGCLSVPGIRGLVPRYQAIEVEYTDSQGNLQKQELSDFIARIFQHEYDHLDGIVFVDRLENTLDMITEQEYQQRIVNK